A window of the Roseburia sp. 831b genome harbors these coding sequences:
- a CDS encoding glycoside hydrolase family 43 protein: protein MDKTVKYNEPWIVQRADPYVYKHTDGTYYFTASVPAYDTIVLRSAKTLAGLAEAEEKVLWKKHESGPMSKHIWAPEIHYLFGKWYIYFAGGEMEDEWEIRPYVLECQGDNPMKDEWIEKGKMVRAKEDEFSFEAFSLDATVFENKGKWYYIWAEKVGVGKQISNLYIAEMENGYTLKTVQELLTTPDYDWERHGFWVNEGPGIIKHDGKIFMTYSASETGIQYCVGMLSADEDADLLDPRSWTKERYPVLATNEEKGIYGPGHNSFTKDEEGNDIIVYHARTEAKIVGNPLYNPNRHAMLMRVKWNEDGRPVFDYE, encoded by the coding sequence ATGGATAAGACAGTAAAATATAATGAACCATGGATTGTGCAAAGGGCAGATCCATATGTATACAAACACACAGACGGAACCTATTATTTTACAGCATCGGTTCCGGCATATGATACAATTGTTTTAAGAAGTGCAAAGACCCTTGCAGGTCTTGCAGAGGCAGAGGAAAAAGTGCTCTGGAAAAAACATGAGTCAGGTCCTATGAGCAAGCACATTTGGGCACCGGAAATCCATTATCTTTTTGGAAAATGGTACATCTATTTTGCAGGTGGTGAGATGGAAGACGAGTGGGAAATCAGACCATATGTGTTAGAGTGTCAGGGCGATAATCCGATGAAAGATGAATGGATTGAAAAAGGCAAGATGGTCAGGGCAAAGGAGGATGAGTTCTCCTTTGAGGCATTTTCTCTTGACGCAACTGTTTTTGAAAATAAGGGTAAATGGTATTACATTTGGGCGGAGAAAGTAGGTGTAGGAAAACAGATTTCAAATCTATATATCGCTGAAATGGAAAATGGCTATACTTTAAAGACCGTACAGGAACTTCTTACAACACCGGATTACGACTGGGAGAGACATGGTTTCTGGGTAAATGAAGGTCCTGGAATCATAAAGCATGATGGTAAAATATTTATGACATATTCCGCTAGTGAGACGGGAATCCAGTATTGTGTAGGAATGCTTTCAGCAGATGAGGATGCAGACCTACTAGACCCAAGATCATGGACAAAAGAAAGGTATCCGGTTCTTGCAACAAATGAGGAAAAGGGTATCTACGGTCCAGGCCACAATTCCTTTACGAAGGATGAAGAAGGTAATGACATTATTGTATACCACGCAAGAACAGAGGCAAAGATAGTGGGCAATCCACTCTATAATCCAAACCGTCACGCAATGCTGATGCGTGTTAAGTGGAATGAAGATGGAAGACCGGTATTTGACTATGAATAG
- a CDS encoding glycoside hydrolase family 43 protein, which produces MMKKGVKIGIAAGLAAIAVGGGTIAIVASGVLNKTPEYDFTVSYDGIATAKTIKDVAVHDPSIIEEDGTYYIFGSHMAAASSTDMLNWKVIGNGYSGKNKVFTDLKNYDSGEFDYAGNKASLNPTEDGEPHVWAPDVIYNKAQGLYYMYYCTSSNWNTSDIVYATSEHIDGPYEWQGTLIYSGFTVDTIEATNVLDYVDKETAIDAYTKKAGYEYNYKEYPNAIDPTVFYDADGKMWMVYGSWSGGIFLLEIDESTGQVIHPEADPDNNVDPYFGKRLLGGGHTSIEAPYILYDENAGYYYLYVAYGELTRDGGYQIRVFRSKTVDGDYVDMNGAYPNIGDANAFYGLKLSGNYYLPSLEMGYKATGHCSAMIDEDGKRYICYHTRFDMQSETHTPRVKQYFINEEGWPCMLPYYTDGETISDTGYDNENLVGRYYVINQGTGIDSEVAEPVILYLNDDGTVVGEDIEGSWKVTDGSCYVHIIYDDKEYSGVFCQMKDEAGTDVMTFTAVGSNESIWGVKYTELGE; this is translated from the coding sequence ATGATGAAAAAAGGAGTAAAAATAGGTATTGCAGCTGGACTTGCAGCAATTGCTGTGGGTGGTGGCACAATCGCTATTGTTGCAAGCGGTGTACTTAATAAGACGCCAGAGTATGATTTTACTGTTAGTTATGATGGAATAGCTACAGCAAAGACTATTAAGGATGTTGCTGTTCATGATCCTTCCATTATAGAGGAGGATGGGACCTATTATATTTTTGGTTCCCATATGGCAGCTGCGAGCAGTACAGATATGCTGAACTGGAAAGTGATTGGAAATGGTTATTCAGGAAAAAATAAAGTTTTTACAGATTTAAAAAACTATGATTCAGGAGAATTTGACTATGCTGGTAATAAGGCAAGTCTTAATCCGACAGAGGATGGAGAGCCTCATGTGTGGGCGCCGGATGTGATTTATAACAAGGCGCAGGGACTTTACTACATGTATTATTGTACATCCTCTAACTGGAATACATCAGACATAGTTTATGCCACATCTGAGCATATAGATGGTCCATACGAATGGCAAGGTACACTTATTTATTCTGGTTTTACAGTTGACACAATAGAGGCGACCAATGTGCTGGATTATGTGGACAAGGAAACGGCTATTGATGCGTATACAAAAAAAGCGGGATATGAGTATAACTACAAGGAATATCCAAATGCCATCGACCCAACCGTGTTTTATGATGCAGATGGAAAAATGTGGATGGTATATGGTTCATGGTCAGGAGGAATTTTCTTGTTGGAAATAGATGAGTCTACAGGTCAGGTTATTCATCCAGAGGCTGATCCAGACAATAATGTGGACCCATACTTTGGCAAGAGACTTTTAGGTGGAGGACATACATCGATTGAAGCACCTTATATATTATATGATGAGAATGCTGGATACTATTATCTCTATGTTGCCTATGGTGAGCTGACAAGGGATGGAGGTTATCAGATTAGGGTTTTCAGGTCTAAAACAGTGGATGGTGATTATGTGGATATGAACGGCGCTTATCCCAACATTGGGGATGCCAATGCATTTTATGGATTAAAACTATCAGGTAATTATTATCTCCCTAGCCTTGAAATGGGATATAAGGCAACTGGCCATTGTTCTGCAATGATAGATGAGGATGGCAAGAGATACATCTGCTATCACACCAGATTTGATATGCAGTCTGAAACTCATACACCAAGGGTTAAGCAATATTTTATAAATGAAGAGGGCTGGCCTTGCATGCTTCCCTATTATACGGATGGAGAGACAATATCCGACACTGGATATGACAATGAAAATCTTGTTGGCAGATACTACGTGATTAATCAAGGGACAGGAATTGACAGTGAGGTGGCAGAGCCAGTTATCCTATATCTGAATGATGATGGAACTGTTGTCGGGGAGGATATAGAAGGAAGCTGGAAGGTGACGGATGGAAGCTGCTATGTGCATATTATATATGATGACAAGGAGTACAGCGGCGTATTCTGTCAGATGAAGGATGAAGCCGGAACAGATGTTATGACTTTTACAGCGGTTGGAAGTAATGAGAGCATCTGGGGAGTTAAATATACAGAGTTAGGAGAGTAG